In the Hordeum vulgare subsp. vulgare chromosome 7H, MorexV3_pseudomolecules_assembly, whole genome shotgun sequence genome, one interval contains:
- the LOC123408586 gene encoding probable transcription factor MYB58 gives MQPRGGGDRAAVRKGPWTAEEDEVLHQHVREHGPREWSSIRSKGLLPRTGKSCRLRWVNKLRPDLKTGCKFSSEEERVVIDLQAQFGNKWARIATYLPGRTDNDVKNFWSTRQKRLARILRAPLPRRRPAAAKHGGGGGVGATSSSAATNSHEAAAARASEVTLFSCLLSLKEK, from the exons ATGCAGCCGCGCGGTGGCGGCGACCGGGCGGCCGTGAGGAAGGGGCCGTGGACGGCGGAGGAGGACGAGGTGCTGCACCAGCACGTCCGCGAGCACGGCCCCCGCGAGTGGAGCTCCATTCGATCCAAAGGCCTCCTCCCCCGCACCGGCAAGTCCTGCCGCCTCCGCTGGGTCAACAAGCTCCGCCCCGACCTCAAGAC GGGGTGCAAGTTCTCGTCGGAGGAGGAGCGGGTGGTGATCGACCTGCAGGCGCAGTTCGGGAACAAGTGGGCGAGGATCGCGACGTACCTGCCCGGCAGGACGGACAACGACGTCAAAAACTTCTGGAGCACGCGGCAGAAGCGCCTCGCCAGGATCCTCAGGGCGCCGCTGCCCCGCAGGAGGCCAGCCGCCGCCaagcacggcggcggcggcggcgtaggCGCCACCTCATCTTCTGCGGCGACGAACTCTCATGAGGCGGCGGCTGCACGCGCTTCAGAGGTGACTctcttctcttgcttgctttctctgAAGGAAAAGTGA
- the LOC123407339 gene encoding uncharacterized protein LOC123407339, whose product MAVQWCSATSPYGWCHRPPPQLPSPALVSIVSQPRRIVCVSVRREVAVATAAEAATPEVEADMDMEEEGVECEEGCGGTGWLLCDFCKGKKNNVKSESSPRIYRRCPTCKAAGYILCQRCRVYRCITYPESTES is encoded by the exons ATGGCTGTGCAATGGTGCAGCGCGACGAGCCCGTACGGCTGGTGCCACCGCCCACCCCCGCAGCTGCCGTCCCCGGCATTGGTGTCGATCGTGTCGCAGCCGAGGAGGATCGTCTGTGTGTCCGTCCGCAGGGAGGTCGCCGTGGCCACGGCGGCAGAGGCGGCCACGCCGGAGGTTGAGGCGGACATGGACATGGAG GAAGAAGGTGTAGAGTGCGAAGAAGGGTGCGGCGGCACGGGGTGGCTGCTCTGCGACTTCTGCAAGGGGAAGAAGAACAACGTCAAGTCCGAGAGCAGCCCCCGGATCTACCGCCGCTGCCCGACCTGCAAGGCC GCGGGGTACATCTTGTGCCAGAGATGCAGGGTCTACAGATGCATCACATATCCAGAGAGCACCGAATCATGA
- the LOC123407338 gene encoding glycosyltransferase family protein 64 C3 yields MPSSHHRYLVLLLPFVVAVTLSAVPALGGGEEAACDAASPHEEELRPDRLTVLLSGYSERRLPLLRGIAGAYAAHPLVLAVVVLWCNPSTPDDRLLLPRFPPGVSLHRTASASLNSRFLPHPAIRTAAVAVADDDVLPDAAAISFAFAAWQQRAGRPGTLVGFFPRSHHLDLARGRWAYAAPQPGRYSMVLTKFLVLGVGLLRKYSCSPELAAARAVVDRERNCEDILMNFVAADASGEGPVLVEAGSVRDWGDPRNDANAGAGVEAMRAVGLSSRGGVGHWEKRGECITVFHRLLGRMPLRYSYGKVVEATVAEQGLCSKAGRLVRCDQE; encoded by the coding sequence ATGCCGTCGTCGCACCACCGttaccttgtcctcctcctccccttcgtCGTTGCCGTCACACTCTCCGCCGTCCCGGCactcggaggaggagaagaggcggCCTGCGACGCGGCGTCCCCGCATGAGGAGGAACTCCGGCCGGACCGGCTCACGGTGCTCCTGAGCGGCTACTCGGAGCGGCGGCTCCCGCTCCTCCGCGGCATCGCCGGCGCGTACGCCGCACACCCGCtcgtcctcgccgtcgtcgtgctCTGGTGCAACCCCTCCACCCCGGACGACCGTCTCCTCCTCCCGCGCTTCCCGCCAGGCGTGTCCCTCCACCGCACCGCCTCGGCGTCTCTCAACTCCCGCTTCCTCCCGCACCCGGCCATCCGCACCGCCGCCGTGGCCGTCGCCGACGACGACGTCCTCCCCGACGCCGCCGCGATCTCCTTCGCGTTCGCCGCCTGGCAACAGCGGGCGGGCCGCCCAGGCACCCTCGTCGGCTTCTTTCCGAGGTCCCACCACCTAGACCTCGCCCGCGGGAGGTGGGCGTACGCCGCGCCGCAGCCCGGCCGCTACTCCATGGTGCTCACCAAGTTCCTCGTCCTCGGCGTGGGCCTCCTCCGGAAGTACTCCTGCTCCCCGGAGCTCGCGGCGGCGCGCGCCGTGGTGGACCGGGAGCGCAACTGCGAGGACATCCTCATGAACTTCGTGGCCGCCGATGCGTCCGGGGAAGGGCCGGTGCTGGTTGAGGCCGGCAGCGTCAGGGACTGGGGCGACCCGAGGAACGACGCCAACGCCGGAGCTGGCGTGGAGGCGATGAGGGCCGTGGGGCTGAGCTCGAGAGGCGGCGTGGGGCACTGGGAGAAGCGAGGGGAGTGCATCACCGTGTTCCACCGGCTGCTTGGGAGGATGCCGCTGCGGTACAGCTACGGGAAGGTGGTGGAGGCGACCGTCGCCGAGCAGGGGCTGTGCAGCAAAGCCGGCCGCCTCGTCCGGTGCGACCAGGAGTAG